In Silene latifolia isolate original U9 population chromosome X, ASM4854445v1, whole genome shotgun sequence, the following proteins share a genomic window:
- the LOC141623864 gene encoding putative folate-biopterin transporter 6 isoform X3, translating to MTSINEAQQPPPPPSPRYHPIITLLLQPLQWLSTLSTTFTPSFIYGVVLVYFLDHGFSGSYFRVVSDFYWKDVQKINPSHAQFFVGLYYIPWIMRPIWGLLTDVFPIMGYRRKPYFILSGIIGVFSTTVLMTDFTISSGLALVCMVGISAGMAIGVVSIDACIAKNSIEVKELAADLQSLSAFFASLGALVGFACSGIFVHRLGAQGALGLLAIPPASILVLGFLIYDVRITKGTRNHEGEKVGERVGKAMKNMYTTIRFPQVWKPSLFMFLSSALSYSTHEGHFYWYTDSNAGPGFSKEFVGMIYAIGAVGSIIGIMIYHKFLKEFPFRSLLFSIQLLYAASGMLDLMFILRWNLTLGIPDAFFIIMEETILHIISRIRWMPMLVLSARLCPSGIEDATQYDVLVPTTKSTSVTNIGVEDAALELLPLNEKLEI from the exons ATGACCTCCATTAATGAAGCTCAACAACCGCCACCGCCGCCATCGCCACGGTATCATCCAATCATAACTCTCCTCCTCCAACCACTACAATGGCTATCAACCCTCTCAACAACCTTCACACCATCTTTCATATACGGCGTCGTACTAGTCTACTTTCTCGACCATGGATTTTCCGGGTCATACTTCCGGGTCGTATCCGACTTTTACTGGAAAGACGTCCAGAAGATAAACCCATCTCACGCACAGTTCTTCGTTGGCCTTTATTACATCCCTTGGATCATGCGTCCCATATGGGGTCTTCTTACTGACGTTTTTCCAATCATGGGTTACCGACGTAAGCCTTACTTCATACTGTCGGGTATTATCGGCGTTTTTTCTACGACGGTTTTGATGACGGATTTTACGATTTCGTCGGGGTTAGCGTTGGTGTGTATGGTGGGTATTTCAGCTGGTATGGCAATAGGAGTTGTTAGCATTGATGCGTGTATTGCTAAGAATAGTATTGAGGTGAAAGAATTAGCCGCGGATTTGCAAAGTCTGAGTGCGTTTTTTGCGTCGCTTGGAGCTTTGGTTGGCTTTGCTTGTAGCGGCATTTTTGTTCATCGCCTTGGAGCTCAG GGCGCACTGGGACTATTAGCAATTCCACCAGCTTCAATTCTAGTTTTGGGTTTTCTTATCTATGATGTAAGAATAACCAAAGGTACTCGGAACCATGAGGGCGAAAAG GTTGGGGAAAGAGTTGGAAAGGCAATGAAGAATATGTATACAACTATCAGATTTCCTCAAGTGTGGAAGCCATCACTCTTTATGTTCTTGTCTTCTGCTCTCAGTTACAGCACTCATGAGGGGCATTTTTATTGGTATACAGATTCAAATGCTGGTCCAGGATTCTCTAAG GAATTTGTTGGAATGATTTACGCAATTGGCGCAGTGGGATCAATTATTGGCATAATGATATATCACAAGTTCTTGAAGGAATTTCCATTCAGGAGCCTTCTATTCTCAATCCAACTCCTTTATGCGGCATCAGGAATGTTGGATCTCATGTTCATCCTAAGATGGAATTTGACTTTAGGAATTCCCGACGCGTTCTTCATTATTATGGAGGAAACAATTTTGCACATTATATCACGAATAAGGTGGATGCCTATGCTCGTGTTGAGCGCACGACTTTGTCCCTCGGGGATTGAGG ATGCTACCCAGTATGATGTTTTGGTTCCTACAACTAAGAGTACTTCAGTTACAAATATTGGAGTTGAGGATGCAGCGTTGGAGCTTTTACCTTTGAATGAGAAATTAGAAATTTGA
- the LOC141623864 gene encoding putative folate-biopterin transporter 6 isoform X2 has product MTSINEAQQPPPPPSPRYHPIITLLLQPLQWLSTLSTTFTPSFIYGVVLVYFLDHGFSGSYFRVVSDFYWKDVQKINPSHAQFFVGLYYIPWIMRPIWGLLTDVFPIMGYRRKPYFILSGIIGVFSTTVLMTDFTISSGLALVCMVGISAGMAIGVVSIDACIAKNSIEVKELAADLQSLSAFFASLGALVGFACSGIFVHRLGAQVGERVGKAMKNMYTTIRFPQVWKPSLFMFLSSALSYSTHEGHFYWYTDSNAGPGFSKEFVGMIYAIGAVGSIIGIMIYHKFLKEFPFRSLLFSIQLLYAASGMLDLMFILRWNLTLGIPDAFFIIMEETILHIISRIRWMPMLVLSARLCPSGIEGTFYALLMCIDSLGSLSAKMIGGLALHVLHVSRTDFTNLWLAVFIRNCLRFATLSLIFLIPDATQYDVLVPTTKSTSVTNIGVEDAALELLPLNEKLEI; this is encoded by the exons ATGACCTCCATTAATGAAGCTCAACAACCGCCACCGCCGCCATCGCCACGGTATCATCCAATCATAACTCTCCTCCTCCAACCACTACAATGGCTATCAACCCTCTCAACAACCTTCACACCATCTTTCATATACGGCGTCGTACTAGTCTACTTTCTCGACCATGGATTTTCCGGGTCATACTTCCGGGTCGTATCCGACTTTTACTGGAAAGACGTCCAGAAGATAAACCCATCTCACGCACAGTTCTTCGTTGGCCTTTATTACATCCCTTGGATCATGCGTCCCATATGGGGTCTTCTTACTGACGTTTTTCCAATCATGGGTTACCGACGTAAGCCTTACTTCATACTGTCGGGTATTATCGGCGTTTTTTCTACGACGGTTTTGATGACGGATTTTACGATTTCGTCGGGGTTAGCGTTGGTGTGTATGGTGGGTATTTCAGCTGGTATGGCAATAGGAGTTGTTAGCATTGATGCGTGTATTGCTAAGAATAGTATTGAGGTGAAAGAATTAGCCGCGGATTTGCAAAGTCTGAGTGCGTTTTTTGCGTCGCTTGGAGCTTTGGTTGGCTTTGCTTGTAGCGGCATTTTTGTTCATCGCCTTGGAGCTCAG GTTGGGGAAAGAGTTGGAAAGGCAATGAAGAATATGTATACAACTATCAGATTTCCTCAAGTGTGGAAGCCATCACTCTTTATGTTCTTGTCTTCTGCTCTCAGTTACAGCACTCATGAGGGGCATTTTTATTGGTATACAGATTCAAATGCTGGTCCAGGATTCTCTAAG GAATTTGTTGGAATGATTTACGCAATTGGCGCAGTGGGATCAATTATTGGCATAATGATATATCACAAGTTCTTGAAGGAATTTCCATTCAGGAGCCTTCTATTCTCAATCCAACTCCTTTATGCGGCATCAGGAATGTTGGATCTCATGTTCATCCTAAGATGGAATTTGACTTTAGGAATTCCCGACGCGTTCTTCATTATTATGGAGGAAACAATTTTGCACATTATATCACGAATAAGGTGGATGCCTATGCTCGTGTTGAGCGCACGACTTTGTCCCTCGGGGATTGAGGGTACGTTTTACGCTCTCCTTATGTGCATCGACAGTCTAGGTTCACTTTCCGCGAAAATGATTGGTGGCCTAGCACTTCATGTCTTGCACGTTTCAAGGACCGACTTCACTAATTTATGGTTGGCGGTTTTCATTAGAAATTGTTTGAGATTTGCGACGCtttctttgatttttttgatACCAGATGCTACCCAGTATGATGTTTTGGTTCCTACAACTAAGAGTACTTCAGTTACAAATATTGGAGTTGAGGATGCAGCGTTGGAGCTTTTACCTTTGAATGAGAAATTAGAAATTTGA
- the LOC141623864 gene encoding putative folate-biopterin transporter 6 isoform X1, giving the protein MTSINEAQQPPPPPSPRYHPIITLLLQPLQWLSTLSTTFTPSFIYGVVLVYFLDHGFSGSYFRVVSDFYWKDVQKINPSHAQFFVGLYYIPWIMRPIWGLLTDVFPIMGYRRKPYFILSGIIGVFSTTVLMTDFTISSGLALVCMVGISAGMAIGVVSIDACIAKNSIEVKELAADLQSLSAFFASLGALVGFACSGIFVHRLGAQGALGLLAIPPASILVLGFLIYDVRITKGTRNHEGEKVGERVGKAMKNMYTTIRFPQVWKPSLFMFLSSALSYSTHEGHFYWYTDSNAGPGFSKEFVGMIYAIGAVGSIIGIMIYHKFLKEFPFRSLLFSIQLLYAASGMLDLMFILRWNLTLGIPDAFFIIMEETILHIISRIRWMPMLVLSARLCPSGIEGTFYALLMCIDSLGSLSAKMIGGLALHVLHVSRTDFTNLWLAVFIRNCLRFATLSLIFLIPDATQYDVLVPTTKSTSVTNIGVEDAALELLPLNEKLEI; this is encoded by the exons ATGACCTCCATTAATGAAGCTCAACAACCGCCACCGCCGCCATCGCCACGGTATCATCCAATCATAACTCTCCTCCTCCAACCACTACAATGGCTATCAACCCTCTCAACAACCTTCACACCATCTTTCATATACGGCGTCGTACTAGTCTACTTTCTCGACCATGGATTTTCCGGGTCATACTTCCGGGTCGTATCCGACTTTTACTGGAAAGACGTCCAGAAGATAAACCCATCTCACGCACAGTTCTTCGTTGGCCTTTATTACATCCCTTGGATCATGCGTCCCATATGGGGTCTTCTTACTGACGTTTTTCCAATCATGGGTTACCGACGTAAGCCTTACTTCATACTGTCGGGTATTATCGGCGTTTTTTCTACGACGGTTTTGATGACGGATTTTACGATTTCGTCGGGGTTAGCGTTGGTGTGTATGGTGGGTATTTCAGCTGGTATGGCAATAGGAGTTGTTAGCATTGATGCGTGTATTGCTAAGAATAGTATTGAGGTGAAAGAATTAGCCGCGGATTTGCAAAGTCTGAGTGCGTTTTTTGCGTCGCTTGGAGCTTTGGTTGGCTTTGCTTGTAGCGGCATTTTTGTTCATCGCCTTGGAGCTCAG GGCGCACTGGGACTATTAGCAATTCCACCAGCTTCAATTCTAGTTTTGGGTTTTCTTATCTATGATGTAAGAATAACCAAAGGTACTCGGAACCATGAGGGCGAAAAG GTTGGGGAAAGAGTTGGAAAGGCAATGAAGAATATGTATACAACTATCAGATTTCCTCAAGTGTGGAAGCCATCACTCTTTATGTTCTTGTCTTCTGCTCTCAGTTACAGCACTCATGAGGGGCATTTTTATTGGTATACAGATTCAAATGCTGGTCCAGGATTCTCTAAG GAATTTGTTGGAATGATTTACGCAATTGGCGCAGTGGGATCAATTATTGGCATAATGATATATCACAAGTTCTTGAAGGAATTTCCATTCAGGAGCCTTCTATTCTCAATCCAACTCCTTTATGCGGCATCAGGAATGTTGGATCTCATGTTCATCCTAAGATGGAATTTGACTTTAGGAATTCCCGACGCGTTCTTCATTATTATGGAGGAAACAATTTTGCACATTATATCACGAATAAGGTGGATGCCTATGCTCGTGTTGAGCGCACGACTTTGTCCCTCGGGGATTGAGGGTACGTTTTACGCTCTCCTTATGTGCATCGACAGTCTAGGTTCACTTTCCGCGAAAATGATTGGTGGCCTAGCACTTCATGTCTTGCACGTTTCAAGGACCGACTTCACTAATTTATGGTTGGCGGTTTTCATTAGAAATTGTTTGAGATTTGCGACGCtttctttgatttttttgatACCAGATGCTACCCAGTATGATGTTTTGGTTCCTACAACTAAGAGTACTTCAGTTACAAATATTGGAGTTGAGGATGCAGCGTTGGAGCTTTTACCTTTGAATGAGAAATTAGAAATTTGA